The Coffea eugenioides isolate CCC68of chromosome 8, Ceug_1.0, whole genome shotgun sequence genome has a segment encoding these proteins:
- the LOC113780485 gene encoding uncharacterized protein LOC113780485 translates to MNIPEFKGRSDPEAFLEWLSKIEMVFSCQNYTELQKVQLATMAFTEYAVVWWDQIKKSRRRSGLPELIPWPELRAMMRTHFVPGHYTRDLYHRLQTLVQGNRSVDEYHKEMEILTFRADVQEDPEATMARFLNGLRPDIVERVELQHYMELHELVDKAIKVEQRLKRRGTTRSNFGNTTYSTNRPFQPRNDSRPSPNVPTPKPRFEGGKVGNPSVGKPPSSTPKFEEPRAQARARDTRCFKCQGRGHIASQCPNQRTMIMMQNGQIVSEDETEHEGMPPLDGGSDGESPNEEEFSAPEGHFGTSLVARRALTARVKEDELQRENIFYTRCFVNQALCSVIIDSRSCTNVASSLMVDNLKLPTRDHPRPYKLQWLNNSGEVRVTKQVLISFQIHKYSDEILCDVVPMQASHIILGRPWQFDRQVTFDGVTNKYSFLYNSKKVTLAPISPKQVHEDQVKLQQEFEKYNAKRKENERAEAKKERKKAIDSSASEVKIEGKQMLLIKAKKVRKLMRDEQPFLMLISKEVALNVHELDIDIPLEVKSLLQEYADVFPEDVPSGLPPLRGIEHQIDFIPGASLPNRPAYKSNPEETKELQRQVDELLGKGWARESLSPCAVPVILVPKKDGTWRMCTDCRAVNAITVSIVTLYLA, encoded by the coding sequence ATGAACATCCCTGAATTCAAAGGACGGTCCGACCCCGAGGCCTTTCTCGAATGGTTATCCAAGATCGAAATGGTTTTTTCTTGCCAAAACTACACCGAGTTGCAAAAGGTACAGTTGGCAACCATGGCATTTACCGAGTACGCTgtggtttggtgggaccaaatcAAGAAGTCTAGAAGGAGAAGTGGGCTACCTGAACTCATTCCATGGCCCGAGCTCCGAGCCATGATGCGGACCCACTTTGTACCTGGACATTATACTAGGGATTTGTACCATCGATTACAAACCTTGGTCCAAGGCAACCGGAGCGTGGATGAGTACcataaggagatggagatcCTGACGTTTAGAGCGGATGTACAAGAGGATCCCGAAGCCACCATGGCAAGATTCTTGAACGGATTGAGGCCCGATATTGTTGAACGAGTGGAGCTTCAACATTATATGGAGTTACATGAGCTTGTAGACAAAGCTATTAAGGtcgagcaaaggctcaagaggaggggtaccaCTCGATCGAATTTTGGCAATACCACCTACTCTACCAACCGTCCATTCCAACCAAGGAATGATTCTCGGCCTTCGCCAAATGTTCCTACACCAAAGCCGAGATTCGAGGGAGGTAAGGTGGGCAACCCTAGTGTTGGTAAGCCACCCTCTTCTACTCCAAAATTTGAGGAGCCTAGGGCACAAGCTAGAGCTCGTGATACTcgatgcttcaaatgccaaggtagAGGCCATATTGCTAGTCAATGTCCCAATCAAAGGACTATGATTATGATGCAAAATGGTCAGATCGTGAGTGAGGATGAAACCGAGCATGAAGGCATGCCACCTCTTGACGGAGGTAGTGATGGGGAATCGCCAAATGAAGAGGAGTTTAGTGCACCAGAGGGTCATTTTGGGACTTCATTGGTTGCAAGGAGAGCATTAACTGCACGTGTTAAGGAGGACGAGCTTCAACGGGAGAACATTTTCTACACTAGGTGCTTCGTCAACCAAGCACTTTGTAGTGTGATTATTGATAGTAGGAGCTGCACAAATGTTGCTAGTTCACTCATGGTGGACAACTTGAAGTTGCCTACAAGGGATCACCCGCGACCCTACAAACTCCAATGGCTCAACAACTCCGGGGAGGTTCGAGTAACCAAGCAGGTTCTTATATCCTTTCAAATCCATAAATATTCTGATGAAATATTATGTGATGTAGTTCCTATGCAGGCTAGTCACATTATACTAGGTAGGCCTTGGCAGTTTGACAGACAGGTGACTTTTGATGGTGTGACTAATAAGTATAGCTTCTTGTACAACAGTAAGAAAGTCACACTAGCTCCCATTTCCCCcaaacaagtgcatgaggaccAAGTGAAATTGCAACAAGAGTTTGAGAAGTATAatgcaaaaaggaaagaaaatgagagaGCCGAGGCaaaaaaggagaggaaaaaggcTATAGATAGCTCGGCAAGTGAGGTAAAAATTGAGGGAAAGCAAATGCTCCTAATAAAAgccaagaaagtgaggaagttgATGAGAGATGAGCAGCCATTTCTTATGCTTATTAGCAAAGAAGTAGCTTTGAATGTGCATGAACTTGATATTGACATACCTCTCGAGGTTAAGTCTCTTTTACAGGAGTATGCTGATGTCTTCCCCGAAGATGTTCCAAGTGGATTGCCGCCACTTAGAGGCATTGagcatcaaattgatttcatcccTGGGGCTTCATTGCCGAATCGACCAGCTTACAAGAGCAACCCGGAGGAGACTAAGGAGTTGCAAAGGCAAGTGGATGAGTTGCTTGGCAAAGGATGGGCACGTGAGAGCTTAAGCCCGTGTGCTGTTCCAGTCATTCTGGTGCCCAAGAAAGATGGTACGTGGAGAATGTGCACCGATTGTAGAGCCGTAAATGCCATCACGGTAAGTATCGTCACCCTATACCTCGcttag